A genomic window from Cupriavidus basilensis includes:
- a CDS encoding sigma-54 interaction domain-containing protein — translation MKLFNQGGSVGSAISYAGLIEKIEILRSTLRWASKLERTEIEKLLKQATTLRDEVMQLSHKERFVQAAVAEPVPADLAPRERRQALLERSFIFEGTFGDNPKLLEALEIAEKAAPTDLPVLIDGESGTGKELMAKVIHANGSRTDKPYISVNCGAIPENLLESELFGHKKGAFTGAANDRRGKFESAHTGTIFLDEIGELPLTGQVKLLRVLESHEIQRVGSDETISVDTRIVAATNRDLRRLSEEGKFREDLFYRLSVIHVTLPPLRERRDEIALLVAYFGDEAAGALKRRPVKLTPRLRDFLMNYAYPGNIRELRNLMYRTSCLAGDTADLEHLPQDLRPKPSAPAPVTSGAAAPLVVDASTATSLSEAKRAASDEAERAFLERGLQEVGGTVAELARRFDMNRSHLQMLLKKHGIHSKDFRNQGAAQGGKAR, via the coding sequence ATGAAGCTGTTCAACCAGGGTGGCTCCGTCGGGTCGGCCATCTCCTATGCCGGGCTGATCGAGAAGATCGAAATCCTGCGCTCGACGTTGCGCTGGGCCTCCAAGCTCGAGCGCACGGAGATCGAGAAGCTGCTCAAGCAGGCCACTACGCTGCGCGACGAGGTGATGCAGCTATCGCACAAGGAGCGCTTTGTGCAGGCGGCCGTGGCGGAGCCTGTTCCGGCCGACCTGGCACCGCGCGAGCGCCGGCAGGCGTTGCTGGAACGCAGCTTTATTTTTGAGGGCACCTTCGGCGACAATCCCAAGCTGCTGGAGGCGCTGGAGATCGCCGAGAAAGCGGCGCCCACTGATCTGCCGGTGTTGATCGATGGCGAGAGCGGCACGGGCAAGGAGCTGATGGCCAAGGTGATCCATGCCAACGGCTCCAGGACGGACAAGCCCTATATCTCGGTGAACTGCGGGGCCATCCCTGAGAATCTGCTGGAGTCGGAGTTGTTCGGCCACAAGAAGGGCGCCTTCACGGGCGCCGCCAATGATCGCCGCGGCAAGTTCGAGAGCGCGCACACGGGCACCATCTTCCTTGATGAGATTGGCGAGTTGCCTCTCACCGGGCAGGTCAAGCTGCTGCGCGTGCTGGAGTCGCACGAGATCCAGCGGGTCGGCTCCGACGAGACGATTTCGGTCGACACGCGCATCGTGGCGGCCACCAACCGGGACCTGCGGCGCCTGAGTGAGGAGGGCAAGTTTCGCGAAGACTTGTTCTACCGCCTCAGCGTGATCCACGTCACGCTGCCGCCGCTGCGCGAGCGGCGCGACGAAATCGCCTTGCTGGTAGCGTACTTCGGCGACGAGGCGGCCGGCGCGCTAAAGCGCCGGCCCGTCAAGCTGACCCCGCGCCTGCGCGACTTCCTGATGAATTACGCCTACCCGGGCAATATCCGCGAATTGCGTAACCTGATGTACCGTACCTCGTGCCTGGCTGGCGATACGGCTGATCTCGAGCATCTTCCACAGGACCTGCGGCCCAAGCCATCAGCTCCGGCGCCAGTCACCAGCGGCGCCGCGGCACCGCTCGTGGTGGATGCGTCCACGGCCACCTCGCTCAGCGAAGCCAAGCGCGCCGCCAGCGATGAAGCCGAACGCGCTTTTCTCGAGCGGGGATTGCAGGAGGTCGGCGGCACGGTGGCGGAGCTGGCCAGGCGCTTCGACATGAATCGCTCGCACCTGCAGATGCTCCTGAAGAAACACGGCATCCATTCCAAGGATTTTCGCAATCAGGGCGCCGCGCAGGGCGGCAAGGCGCGGTAG
- the rpsR gene encoding 30S ribosomal protein S18: protein MAFVKRDNKNKKRFQQQNPLFKRKRFCRFTVAGVEQIDYKDLDTLKDFIGDNGKITPARLTGTKAHYQRQLDTAIKRARFLALMPYTDLHKN from the coding sequence ATGGCATTCGTCAAACGTGACAACAAGAACAAGAAGCGCTTCCAACAGCAAAACCCGCTGTTCAAGCGCAAGCGCTTCTGCCGCTTCACCGTGGCTGGCGTGGAACAGATCGACTACAAGGATCTGGACACCCTGAAGGATTTCATCGGCGACAACGGCAAGATCACGCCGGCCCGCCTGACCGGCACCAAGGCGCACTATCAGCGTCAGCTCGACACGGCCATCAAGCGCGCGCGTTTCCTCGCGCTGATGCCCTACACCGACCTGCACAAGAACTGA
- a CDS encoding acyl-CoA thioesterase yields MLMRDAIPHVLSRGSDMFTRDIQETPPQKTFHHAIDIYLKDSNAFMNTYFARYFEWQGVCRERWFHECIHDNLLAAGGVFVTKRAHQEYVEETFPFQKVDCYLNTFQVKQCSAYLLFRFCVGGRPVSLGYQQIVFAGRDKRIMRFPKEIVERVKEYELKLPTFAS; encoded by the coding sequence ATGTTGATGCGAGACGCAATCCCCCATGTGCTTAGCCGCGGTAGCGACATGTTCACGCGAGACATACAGGAGACGCCCCCGCAAAAGACGTTCCATCATGCAATCGATATCTATCTCAAGGATTCCAACGCCTTCATGAATACTTACTTTGCGCGCTACTTCGAGTGGCAGGGTGTCTGCCGGGAACGCTGGTTCCACGAGTGCATTCACGACAACCTGCTGGCTGCCGGAGGCGTGTTCGTGACCAAGCGCGCGCATCAGGAGTACGTGGAAGAGACCTTCCCGTTCCAGAAGGTGGACTGCTACCTCAATACCTTCCAGGTGAAGCAGTGCTCGGCTTACCTGCTGTTCCGCTTTTGCGTTGGAGGCCGCCCCGTGTCGCTCGGCTACCAGCAGATCGTGTTCGCCGGCAGGGACAAGCGCATCATGCGCTTCCCGAAGGAGATCGTGGAGCGCGTCAAGGAGTATGAGTTGAAGTTGCCTACCTTCGCTAGCTAA
- a CDS encoding asparaginase, with amino-acid sequence MSLLPRVVVLATGGTIAGSSSNPASSAKYQAATVPVTALLDAVPALGAVARIEAEQLAQVDSKDMSFALWSRLVERVAFWSAQPDVSGIVITHGTDTLEETAMLLHLACVGTVPVVLTAAMRPSTSLSADGPLNLLDAVRVAADAGATAKGVLLVINQEIHAGRDVMKAHTSAVNAFVSPVSGPIGFVQDNLVRFVRTPSRLPAKAWPVPGAWPQVEIVASYAEPGRIVVDALAQAGVSGLVVAAAGNGSVHQSLVEALTDAAGAGVAVVRSSRTGAGHVAIPAPPRPAAGVFVSAGDLNPYKARVLLALALAAEPGLAKDPAALQALFTEN; translated from the coding sequence ATGTCTCTCCTGCCTCGTGTCGTCGTGCTCGCTACTGGCGGCACCATTGCCGGTTCTTCTTCCAATCCAGCTAGCAGTGCGAAATACCAGGCGGCGACGGTGCCGGTGACGGCGCTGCTTGACGCGGTGCCGGCGCTGGGCGCGGTGGCGCGGATCGAAGCCGAGCAGCTCGCACAGGTAGATAGCAAGGACATGTCGTTCGCGCTCTGGTCAAGGCTGGTGGAGCGCGTGGCGTTCTGGTCCGCGCAGCCCGATGTGTCGGGCATTGTCATTACGCACGGCACCGATACCCTGGAAGAAACGGCCATGCTGCTGCACCTGGCTTGCGTGGGTACGGTGCCAGTTGTGCTGACGGCTGCGATGCGGCCGTCGACCTCGTTGTCGGCGGATGGCCCGTTGAACCTGCTGGATGCGGTGCGCGTGGCGGCGGATGCTGGCGCGACGGCGAAGGGCGTGCTGCTGGTGATCAATCAGGAGATCCACGCAGGGCGCGATGTGATGAAGGCGCACACATCGGCGGTGAATGCGTTTGTGTCTCCGGTATCCGGGCCGATTGGTTTTGTTCAGGACAACCTCGTGCGCTTTGTGCGCACCCCCAGCCGCTTGCCGGCCAAGGCCTGGCCGGTTCCTGGCGCATGGCCGCAGGTCGAGATCGTGGCTAGCTATGCGGAGCCGGGCCGGATCGTGGTGGATGCCTTGGCGCAGGCGGGCGTGTCGGGCTTGGTCGTGGCGGCGGCTGGCAACGGGTCGGTCCACCAGTCGCTGGTGGAGGCGCTGACTGATGCTGCTGGCGCGGGCGTGGCAGTGGTGCGCAGTTCGCGCACAGGAGCGGGGCATGTGGCGATTCCTGCGCCTCCCCGGCCTGCGGCGGGCGTTTTTGTTTCGGCCGGCGACCTCAATCCTTATAAGGCGCGCGTGCTCCTGGCGCTGGCTCTGGCTGCTGAGCCAGGGCTGGCAAAGGACCCGGCGGCGCTGCAGGCACTATTCACCGAAAACTGA
- the priB gene encoding primosomal replication protein N, producing the protein MNQLRLCATLAERDALRYTPAGVPVVNCILQYAGETVEAQTPRQVEFAIAAMGIGQIGQRLERTPLGAMLDCEGFLARRHRNSKALVFHITGCKAFEKD; encoded by the coding sequence TTGAACCAGTTAAGGCTCTGCGCAACGCTCGCGGAACGCGATGCCTTGCGTTACACCCCGGCCGGGGTCCCCGTGGTCAACTGCATCTTGCAGTACGCGGGCGAGACGGTCGAGGCGCAAACGCCCAGGCAGGTGGAGTTCGCCATCGCCGCCATGGGAATCGGTCAGATCGGCCAGCGGCTTGAGCGTACCCCGCTCGGCGCGATGCTCGACTGCGAAGGATTCCTGGCCCGCAGGCACCGCAACAGCAAGGCTCTCGTCTTTCACATCACTGGATGTAAAGCATTCGAAAAGGATTGA
- a CDS encoding lecithin retinol acyltransferase family protein, which produces MNHQHQQQDKAIDADLPLGAHLVTERRGYAHHGIYIGDGKVVHYAGFAGSLHRGPVEETTVGAFAAGHTVTVKANPCARYVGLEAVARARSRLGEDNYRLLTNNCEHFCTWCLLGEGRSEQVEACLHHPSMAVQAVANLLRAFLETEFKGAHFGARAA; this is translated from the coding sequence ATGAACCACCAACACCAACAACAAGACAAGGCTATCGATGCCGACCTTCCCCTGGGCGCGCACCTGGTCACGGAACGCCGCGGCTATGCCCATCACGGCATTTACATTGGCGACGGCAAGGTCGTCCACTACGCCGGCTTTGCCGGCTCGCTCCATCGCGGCCCTGTGGAGGAAACCACGGTGGGCGCTTTCGCGGCAGGCCACACAGTCACCGTGAAGGCCAATCCTTGCGCCAGGTATGTCGGCCTGGAAGCCGTGGCGCGCGCCCGCTCCCGCCTCGGTGAGGACAACTACCGGCTCCTGACCAACAATTGCGAGCATTTCTGCACTTGGTGCCTGCTTGGCGAAGGCCGCAGCGAGCAAGTGGAAGCCTGCCTGCACCACCCCTCCATGGCTGTGCAGGCCGTCGCCAACCTGCTCAGGGCATTTCTCGAAACCGAGTTCAAGGGCGCGCACTTCGGTGCCCGTGCCGCCTAG
- the lexA gene encoding transcriptional repressor LexA, whose product MATLTPRQQQIFDLIRSSLQHTGFPPTRAEIAAKFGFSSPNAAEEHLRALARKGVIELTPGASRGIRLKVSRSDSELPDQFSLPMAGVMQLTLPLVGRVAAGSPILAAEHIDRQYQVDASVFDVQPDYLLRVRGLSMRDAGILDGDLLAVKRASEAANGKIVVARLGDDVTVKRLNRRGDIIELIAENPDFPSIIVQAGREEFSLEGIAVGLIRPSAF is encoded by the coding sequence ATGGCGACCCTGACACCGCGACAGCAGCAGATTTTCGACTTGATCCGCAGCAGCCTCCAGCACACGGGCTTCCCGCCCACGCGCGCCGAGATCGCCGCCAAGTTCGGCTTCTCCTCACCCAATGCAGCCGAGGAACACCTACGTGCCCTGGCCCGCAAAGGCGTGATCGAGCTCACCCCCGGCGCCTCCCGCGGCATCCGCCTCAAGGTCTCCCGCAGCGACTCGGAGCTGCCCGACCAGTTCTCCCTGCCTATGGCCGGCGTCATGCAGCTAACCCTGCCACTGGTCGGGCGCGTCGCAGCCGGCAGCCCGATACTCGCCGCCGAACACATCGACCGTCAATACCAGGTCGACGCCTCGGTGTTCGACGTGCAGCCCGATTACCTCCTCCGGGTGCGTGGTCTCAGCATGCGCGACGCCGGCATCCTCGATGGCGACCTGCTCGCCGTCAAGCGCGCCAGCGAAGCCGCCAACGGCAAGATCGTTGTAGCGCGCCTGGGCGACGACGTCACCGTCAAACGCCTCAACCGCCGCGGCGACATCATCGAGCTGATAGCCGAGAACCCCGACTTCCCCAGCATCATCGTGCAAGCCGGCCGCGAAGAGTTCTCACTAGAAGGCATCGCTGTCGGCCTCATCCGACCCAGCGCGTTCTGA
- a CDS encoding PP2C family protein-serine/threonine phosphatase, translating to MTCASQFRWTSAARTDVGLVRERNEDACLAQPERGLWVVADGMGGHAVGDYASNMVVETLSRLALPHSLDSLLDGARIALQEVNRELLEEAARRQVRRIGSTVVVLMACERFCGCLWAGDSRIYLYRDAHLTQLTRDHSRVEELKARGLITAEEAVHHPAHNTITRAVGANTALELDQTWVEVADADMFLLCSDGLSNELRDPEIASVLACGDCELAAQALVTAALGRGGHDNISAVVVRAEDLYASDKTMVNPAL from the coding sequence GTGACCTGTGCATCGCAATTCCGCTGGACTTCAGCCGCTCGCACCGATGTCGGCCTGGTACGGGAGCGCAATGAGGATGCCTGCCTCGCCCAGCCGGAGCGAGGGCTCTGGGTGGTGGCGGATGGCATGGGCGGCCACGCGGTTGGCGACTATGCCAGCAATATGGTCGTGGAGACGCTGTCCCGGCTGGCCTTGCCGCACAGCCTCGATAGCTTGCTCGACGGGGCCCGCATCGCCTTGCAGGAAGTCAATCGCGAACTGCTGGAGGAAGCGGCACGCCGGCAGGTCCGGCGCATTGGCAGCACGGTGGTAGTGCTGATGGCCTGCGAACGCTTCTGTGGCTGCCTGTGGGCAGGCGACAGCCGCATCTACTTGTACCGGGATGCGCACCTGACCCAGTTGACGAGGGACCACAGCCGCGTGGAAGAACTCAAGGCGCGCGGTCTGATCACCGCGGAAGAAGCCGTGCATCACCCAGCGCACAACACCATCACCCGGGCGGTCGGCGCGAACACGGCGCTGGAACTGGACCAGACCTGGGTGGAAGTCGCGGACGCCGACATGTTCCTGCTCTGCAGCGACGGCCTGAGCAATGAACTGCGGGACCCGGAGATCGCCAGCGTGCTGGCCTGCGGCGATTGCGAACTGGCGGCGCAGGCGCTGGTGACCGCGGCGCTGGGCCGCGGCGGCCACGACAACATCTCGGCGGTGGTGGTGCGCGCGGAGGATCTCTACGCCTCGGACAAGACCATGGTGAATCCCGCGCTGTAG
- a CDS encoding VOC family protein yields the protein MQKITPFLWFDGQAEEAMHFYTSVFKNSRPGRVMRYGEAGPGVNGSVLSASFELEGLEFTALNGGPHFTFTPAISLFVSCESQSEVDALWGQLSAGGEEGQCGWLRDKFGVSWQIVPSILGRLLQDKDAGKSARVMEAMLKMRKLDIALLAQAYEQN from the coding sequence ATGCAGAAGATCACCCCCTTCCTGTGGTTCGACGGCCAGGCTGAAGAGGCCATGCATTTCTACACGTCCGTCTTCAAGAACTCGCGGCCCGGAAGGGTCATGCGCTACGGGGAAGCCGGCCCGGGAGTGAATGGCTCAGTCCTCTCGGCCTCGTTCGAGCTGGAGGGCCTCGAGTTCACGGCGCTCAACGGCGGACCGCATTTCACATTTACCCCGGCTATCTCATTGTTTGTGAGCTGTGAGTCGCAATCGGAAGTGGACGCCCTGTGGGGGCAATTGTCCGCTGGCGGGGAGGAAGGGCAGTGCGGTTGGCTCAGGGATAAGTTTGGCGTGTCCTGGCAGATCGTTCCATCGATCCTCGGCCGGCTGCTGCAGGACAAGGATGCGGGCAAGTCGGCTCGGGTCATGGAGGCAATGCTCAAGATGCGTAAGCTAGACATCGCTTTGCTAGCGCAGGCATACGAGCAAAATTGA
- the rpsF gene encoding 30S ribosomal protein S6 → MRHYEIVFIVHPDQSEQVPAMIERYKALVTSQEGQIHRVEDWGRRQMAYMIQKLAKAHYVCLNIECGKETLAELEHAFKFNDAVLRHLIVQTKKAETAPSPMMKEVQREEARKAAQQTSEVQAA, encoded by the coding sequence ATGCGTCATTACGAAATCGTATTTATCGTCCATCCGGACCAGAGCGAACAAGTCCCGGCCATGATCGAGCGTTACAAGGCGCTGGTCACGTCCCAGGAAGGCCAGATCCACCGCGTGGAAGACTGGGGTCGCCGTCAGATGGCCTACATGATCCAGAAGCTGGCCAAGGCTCACTACGTTTGCCTGAACATCGAATGCGGCAAGGAAACCCTGGCTGAACTCGAACACGCGTTCAAGTTCAACGATGCAGTGCTGCGCCACCTCATCGTTCAGACCAAGAAGGCTGAAACCGCACCGTCCCCGATGATGAAGGAAGTGCAGCGCGAAGAAGCTCGCAAGGCCGCGCAACAGACCAGCGAAGTCCAGGCCGCCTAA
- the dusA gene encoding tRNA dihydrouridine(20/20a) synthase DusA produces the protein MNSTPRRISVAPMMDWTDRHCRMFHRQLSRHTWLYTEMVTTGALLHGDVARHLDFDAAEQPVALQLGGSEPADLAAAAKLGERWGYVEVNLNCGCPSERVQRGAFGACLMAEPELVADCVKAMRDAVSIPVTVKHRIGIDTIEHYDFVRDFVGTVADAGCETFIVHARNAILKGLSPKENREIPPLRYEVAYQLKQEFPHLEILINGGIVTHDEMDVHLAHVDGVMIGREAYHQPYVLAEMDRRFYTAQTPVPSRLDVELAMQRYIGDLVEKGGYMGAVTRHMLGLHRGIHGGRGWRRVLSDARRMHAVRTRAAVDAMFEEARAHLLPGGAPSLAAA, from the coding sequence ATGAATTCGACTCCTCGCCGTATTTCAGTTGCACCGATGATGGATTGGACTGATCGTCATTGTCGTATGTTTCACCGGCAACTGAGCCGCCATACCTGGCTGTACACTGAGATGGTGACCACTGGTGCGCTGCTTCATGGCGATGTGGCTCGTCATCTCGACTTTGACGCCGCTGAGCAACCCGTGGCCCTGCAACTCGGCGGCAGCGAGCCCGCTGACCTGGCCGCCGCGGCGAAACTGGGTGAGCGATGGGGCTACGTGGAGGTCAATCTGAACTGTGGCTGCCCTTCCGAGCGGGTTCAGCGCGGCGCATTCGGTGCTTGCCTGATGGCGGAACCGGAACTGGTGGCGGATTGCGTGAAGGCGATGCGCGACGCGGTATCGATTCCCGTGACCGTCAAGCATCGCATCGGCATTGACACGATCGAACATTACGACTTTGTTCGCGACTTCGTCGGCACCGTGGCTGATGCGGGGTGCGAGACCTTTATCGTGCATGCGCGCAATGCGATCCTGAAGGGATTGAGCCCGAAGGAAAATCGCGAGATCCCGCCGCTGCGCTACGAAGTGGCTTACCAACTCAAGCAGGAATTCCCGCATCTCGAGATCCTGATCAACGGCGGTATCGTCACGCACGACGAGATGGACGTGCACCTGGCGCATGTGGATGGCGTCATGATTGGACGCGAGGCCTATCACCAGCCCTACGTGCTGGCGGAAATGGACAGGCGTTTCTACACTGCGCAGACCCCGGTGCCGTCACGGCTGGACGTTGAACTGGCGATGCAGCGCTATATCGGGGATTTGGTCGAGAAGGGCGGCTATATGGGCGCGGTGACGCGCCATATGCTGGGCCTGCATCGCGGAATCCATGGCGGCCGCGGCTGGCGGCGGGTTTTGTCGGATGCGCGCCGCATGCACGCGGTGCGCACACGCGCAGCCGTCGACGCTATGTTTGAAGAGGCGCGGGCGCATCTGCTGCCGGGAGGCGCGCCATCCCTCGCGGCGGCTTGA
- a CDS encoding sensor histidine kinase: MYAILPAFVSAIFLGFGLYVLVTKGVTRISTSFFLMCVTTFAWQGTWAFLFQAEQPDVALLLAKVGYLFIIFLPTCFYHFVTEVTECRTERPLLLVSYGLSLVLAVMVLTGGEVVSGFYTYFFGEYPKAGRLHPLHVAQTVLLACRSGWLLLGARRSATGEKRKRLDLCLVSLCLYSLAAVDYAANYGYAFYPPGVIFIGISLGILAVTIVRYDLMHPFSLAATVAHEVRTPLTTIRLQADEIGRAWPDLLAGYQLAVEHGLCKDSMRPGQLNRAAGLVASIQREIDGTHTVIDMALASVTLERLDRHSFTAQSLRHCVVSALERYPFLAGERERVAVGPIDPAWCFRGSDTLLVYVLFNLLKNALQAMRASVDGRIEIGVVQERGCWLLRFSDTGPGIAREVLPRIFDPFFSTKAHGSGAGMGLAFCRRVVEAFDGRIQCESVRGVHTTFTLRLPDAHTGKGRVMRARPASQVPASGAGPV, encoded by the coding sequence ATGTACGCCATCCTGCCAGCCTTCGTGTCCGCCATTTTTCTGGGATTCGGCTTGTACGTGCTGGTCACCAAGGGCGTCACGCGCATTTCCACGTCCTTCTTTCTGATGTGCGTGACCACCTTTGCCTGGCAGGGAACCTGGGCCTTCCTGTTCCAGGCTGAGCAGCCGGATGTGGCGCTGCTGCTCGCCAAGGTGGGCTATCTGTTCATCATCTTCCTGCCGACCTGTTTCTATCACTTCGTGACCGAGGTCACCGAGTGCCGCACCGAGCGCCCGCTGCTGCTGGTTTCCTACGGGCTGTCCCTGGTGCTGGCGGTGATGGTGTTGACTGGCGGTGAGGTGGTGTCCGGCTTCTATACCTATTTCTTCGGTGAGTACCCCAAGGCCGGGCGGCTGCATCCGCTGCATGTGGCGCAGACGGTGCTGCTGGCCTGCCGCAGCGGCTGGCTGCTACTGGGCGCGCGCCGCAGCGCCACGGGCGAGAAGCGCAAGCGTCTGGATCTGTGCCTGGTGAGCCTGTGCCTTTACTCGCTGGCGGCGGTCGACTACGCGGCCAATTACGGCTATGCCTTTTATCCGCCGGGCGTGATCTTTATCGGCATCAGCCTGGGCATTCTTGCGGTGACCATCGTGCGCTACGACTTGATGCACCCCTTCTCGCTGGCGGCTACCGTGGCGCACGAGGTGCGCACCCCCTTGACCACGATCCGCCTGCAGGCCGACGAAATCGGCCGAGCCTGGCCCGATCTGCTGGCCGGCTATCAACTGGCGGTGGAGCACGGTTTGTGCAAGGACAGCATGCGGCCCGGGCAACTGAACCGGGCCGCCGGCCTGGTCGCCTCCATTCAACGGGAGATTGATGGCACCCACACCGTGATCGACATGGCGCTTGCCTCCGTCACGCTGGAACGGCTGGACCGCCATAGCTTCACCGCACAATCCCTGCGGCACTGCGTGGTGTCCGCTCTCGAGCGCTATCCGTTCCTGGCGGGGGAGCGGGAAAGGGTGGCGGTAGGCCCGATTGATCCGGCCTGGTGCTTCCGGGGCTCCGACACGCTGCTGGTCTACGTGCTGTTCAACCTGCTCAAGAACGCACTGCAGGCCATGCGTGCGAGCGTCGACGGCCGCATCGAGATCGGAGTGGTGCAAGAACGCGGCTGCTGGCTGCTTCGCTTCAGCGATACCGGCCCCGGCATCGCGCGGGAAGTCCTCCCGCGGATCTTCGATCCCTTCTTTTCCACCAAGGCCCACGGCAGCGGCGCTGGCATGGGGCTGGCCTTCTGCCGGCGCGTGGTCGAGGCGTTCGATGGCCGCATCCAATGCGAATCCGTGCGTGGCGTCCATACCACCTTCACGCTGCGCCTGCCGGACGCGCACACCGGCAAAGGCCGTGTCATGCGTGCCCGCCCCGCCAGCCAAGTGCCGGCCAGCGGGGCGGGGCCCGTTTAG